One segment of Calypte anna isolate BGI_N300 chromosome 4A, bCalAnn1_v1.p, whole genome shotgun sequence DNA contains the following:
- the RWDD4 gene encoding RWD domain-containing protein 4, translating into MAANEDQEMELEALRSIYEGDVCFRELSPVSFQYRIGESGDPKAFLIEVSWPETYPQTAPVISMDAFFNNTISSAIKQSILDKLMVEVEANLGTAMTYTLFEYAKDNKELLMENQPVNTVTSVSNSIAIATPDVPASKKKDKKEQLSKTQKRKLADKTDNKGELPRGWNWVDVIKHLSKTGSKDDE; encoded by the exons ATGGCGGCCAACGAGGACCAGGAG atggAGCTGGAAGCGCTGCGCTCTATCTACGAGGGAGACGTCTGCTTCAGGGAGCTGAGCCCCGTTTCCTTCCAGTACCGG atAGGTGAAAGTGGAGATCCCAAAGCCTTTCTGATAGAAGTTTCTTGGCCAGAAACGTATCCACAAACAGCACCAGTCATATCAATGGATGCTTTCTTCAACAACACAAT ATCTTCAGCTATTAAACAAAGTATATTGGATAAGTTAATGGTAGAAGTTGAAGCAAATCTTGGGACAGCTATGACATACACACTTTTTGAATATGCCAAAGATAATAAAGAGTTATTAATGGAAAATCAGCCTGTTAACACTGTG ACTTCAGTAAGCAATAGTATTGCAATTGCAACTCCTGATGTGCCagcaagtaagaaaaaagataaaaaggagcAGTTATCCAAAACACAGAAACGAAAACTAGCCGATAAAACAG ATAACAAAGGGGAGCTTCCACGAGGATGGAACTGGGTGGATGTAATTAAG CAT TTAAGCAAAACTGGTTCTAAAGATGATGAATAA
- the TRAPPC11 gene encoding trafficking protein particle complex subunit 11, which produces MTPTQWDFPVELCCRPMAFVTLTGLDVVYNAVHRAVWDAFCANRRADRVPISFKVLPGDHEYPKCRTKRTSYEWYIPKGILKTGWMNKHLNLVPALVVVFYELDWDEPQWKEKQSECATRVEIVRQSLQGRNTKVAVVLIQKKTPLPPGEDVIASERAAALCNACDLSGKSLFVLPHTDHLVGYIIRLENAFYEHAQTYYYTEIRRVKSHKEFLNKTTHQLLFVRHQFKIAFFSELKQDTQNALKNYRAAYNLVHELRAHETNMLEIKTMAGFINYKICRLCFQHNTPLDAIGQFRKHIDLCKKKIGSAELAFEHAAWMSKQFQAFGDLFDEAIKLGLTAIQTQNPGFYYQQAAYYAQERKQLASMLCNHDPSVMYPNPDPLETQTGVLDFYGQRPWRQGILSFDLSDPEKEKMGILSLQLKEKNVLHSELIITLLSNAVAQFKKYKCPRMKSHLMVQMGEEYYYAKDYTKALKLLDYVMCEYRSEGWWTLLTSILTTALKCSYLMAQLKDYITYSLELLGRASTLKEEQKSRIEKNLIKVLMNESPDPEPDCDTAAVKASQKLWADRVSLAGSNVFTIEVQDFIPFVQCKAKFLAPSFHIDVPVQFDVYLRADCPHPIRFSKLCVSFNNQDYNQYCVVEEAYQKSDILEQSSQGTMCLVPGKTRKFTFKFVAKTEDVGKKIEITSVDLILGSESGRCVILNWHGGGGDAASSQEALQAARSFKRRPKLPDNEVHWDSLAIQASTMIISRVPNISVQLRHEPPALTNEMYCLIVMVQSHEERVAKDVKLTAGLKPGQDANLTQKTQVTLHATDACDDSFPALLPDIPVGDLQPGEKMEKPIYIRCGTVGARMFLVYVSYLINTVVEGKEILCKCHRDETVTIETVFPFDVAVKFVSTKLEHLDRVFADIPFLLMTDILSASPWPLTIVTSQLQLSPSMTPVDQLESYVENVVLQTGESASECFCLRCPPVTNASGVATGCYVISWKRSSPVESVPVVSTVITLPHVIVESIPLHVNADLPSFGRVRESLPVRYHLQNKTNLVQDVEVSVEPSDAFMFSGLKQIRLRILPGSQQEMLYNFYPLMAGYQQLPSLHVNLLRFPNFTNQLLRRFIPTHIFVKPQGRQADDNSIAAA; this is translated from the exons ATGACCCCGACGCAATGGGACTTCCCCGTGGAGCTGTGCTGCCGGCCCATGGCGTTTGTCACCCTCACCGGCTTGGACGTGGTGTACAACGCCGTGCACCGGGCCGTGTGGGACGCCTTCTGCGCCAACCGCAGGGCCGACCGCGTCCCCATCTCCTTCAAAGTGCTCCCCGGCGACCACGAGTACCCCAAGTGCAGGACGAAG agGACATCCTATGAATGGTATATTCCAAAAGGAATCCTGAAGACTGGTTGGATGAACAAACACCTGAATTTGGTTCCAGCACTTGTTGTAGTGTTCTATGAGCTAGACTGGGATGAGCCACAATGGAAAGAGAAGCAGTCTGAATGTGCTACTAGAGTTGAAATTGTCAG gcaAAGTTTGCAGGGAAGAAATACAAAAGTCGCTGTGGttttgattcagaaaaaaacaccattgCCTCCAG GGGAAGATGTTATTGCatcagagagagcagcagctttatGCAATGCTTGTGACCTTTCTGGAAAATCCCTCTTTGTACTTCCACACACTGATCATCTTGTTGGTTATATTATAAG GTTGGAAAATGCTTTCTATGAACATGCACAAACTTACTATTATACAGAAATACGAAGAGTTAAATCTCATAAGGAGTTCTTGAACAAAACCACTCATCAG cttttatttgTTAGACATCAGTTCAAAATAGCATTCTTCAGTGAGCTGAAACAGGATACACAGAATGCTCTCAA AAATTACAGAGCTGCCTATAATCTTGTGCATGAATTGAGAGCTCATGAAACAAACATGCTGGAAATCAAGACCATGGCAGGATTTATAAACTACAAG ATCTGTCGCCTATGTTTTCAGCACAATACTCCACTGGATGCAATTGGTCAGTTCAGGAAACATATTGAtttgtgcaagaaaaaaattggaagtgCAGAACTGGCTTTTGAGCATGCTGCCTGGATGTCTAAACA gtttcAGGCCTTTGGTGACTTGTTTGATGAAGCAATTAAGCTGGGATTGACTGCGATTCAGACTCAGAATCCAGGTTTCTATTACCAGCAGGCAGCCTACTATGCACAGGAACGGAAACAACTAGCAAGTATGCTTTGTAACCATGAT CCCTCGGTGATGTACCCCAATCCGGATCCCCTGGAAACACAAACTGGAGTGCTTGACTTCTATGGGCAAAGACCATGGCGACAGGGAATACTAA GCTTTGATCTTTCGGATcctgaaaaggagaagatgggGATTCTATCCCTACagttgaaagagaaaaatgtcctTCACTCG GAGCTCATAATCACTTTGTTGAGTAATGCTGTTGCACAGttcaagaaatacaaatgtcCCAGAATGAAAAGTCATTTGA tggTTCAAATGGGAGAAGAATATTACTACGCTAAAGATTATACCAAAGCTTTGAA GCTCTTGGATTATGTTATGTGTGAATATCGCAGTGAAGGGTGGTGGACTCTTCTCACTTCCATATTGACGACAGCTCTCAAATGCTCATATCTGATGGCCCAGCTGAAAGACTACATAACATACTCTTTAGAGCTGCTGGGTAGAg CATCAACTCTtaaagaagaacagaaatctcgaatagaaaaaaatctgattaaagTTCTAATG AACGAAAGCCCTGATCCTGAACCTGACTGCgacactgctgctgtgaaaGCATCACAAAAACTGTGGGCTGACCGTGTTTCCTTGGCTGGCAGTAATGTTTTTACAATAGAAGTCCAGGATTTTATACCATTTG TGCAATGCAAAGCAAAATTTCTTGCTCCCAGTTTCCATATTGATGTTCCTGTGCAATTTGATGTATACTTGAGAGCTGATTGTCCTCATCCTATCAGGTTTTCTAAGCTCTGCGTCAGTTTCAATAATCAG GATTACAACCAGTACTGTGTGGTAGAAGAAGCCTATCAAAAAAGTGATATTCTGGAACAGTCATCACAAGGAACGATGTGCTTAGTCCCTGGCAAAACAAGAAAGTTCACTTTCAAATTTGTTGCAAAAACTGAAGATGTAGGAAAGAAGATTGAG ATAACCTCTGTGGATTTGATCCTGGGAAGTGAATCTGGCCGATGTGTGATTCTGAACTGgcatggaggaggaggagatgctgcttCATCTCAGGAAGCATTGCAGGCAGCACGTTCCTTCAAGCGAAGGCCTAAGCTTCCAGATAATGAGGTGCACTGGGACAGTTTGGCTATCCAGGCAAGCACTAT gattATTTCTAGAGTGCCAAACATTTCTGTTCAACTTCGTCATGAACCTCCTGCCCTGACTAATGAAATGTATTGTTTGATTGTGATGGTCCAGTCACACGAGGAGAGAGTGGCCAAAGATGTTAAGCTTACAGCAGGTTTAAAGCCAG GACAAGATGCCAACCTGACTCAGAAAACTCAGGTGACTCTTCATGCAACAGACGCATGTGATGACTCCTTCCCTGCACTGCTTCCTGATATCCCTGTAGGAGACTTGCAACCAGGGGAAAAG atggaaaaaCCAATATATATTCGTTGTGGAACAGTTGGTGCACGAATGTTTCTGGTTTATGTTTCCTACTTAATCAACACTGTTGTTGAGGGGAAAGAAATCCTCTGCAAGTGTCACCGG GATGAAACTGTAACCATAGAAACAGTATTTCCTTTTGATGTCGCTGTCAAATTTGTCTCCACAAAG TTGGAGCACTTGGACAGGGTATTTGCAGATATACCGTTTTTACTGATGACAGACATCCTCAGTGCCTCTCCTTGGCCTCTCACTATTGTAACCAGCCAGCTACAGCTGTCACCTTCCATGACCCCAGTAGATCAACTGGAATCCTATGTGGAGAATG TTGTTTTACAGACAGGTGAGAGTGCCAGTGAGTGCTTTTGCCTTCGATGTCCACCAGTTACTAATGCTAGTGGAGTGGCAACTGGATGTTATGTCATTTCCTGGAAGAG AAGTTCACCTGTGGAAAGTGTACCTGTTGTCAGTACAGTCATCACTCTACCACATGTGATTGTAGAGAGCATTCCCCTCCATGTTAATGCAG ATCTACCATCATTTGGCCGAGTCCGAGAATCCTTACCTGTCAGATACCAcctacaaaataaaaccaacttaGTCCAGGATGTGGAGGTGTCTGTGGAACCCAGCGATGCCTTCATGTTCTCTGGCCTTAAGCAG atccgATTAAGAATCCTTCCTGGCTCACAGCAGGAGATGCTGTATAACTTCTATCCCCTGATGGCTGGGTATCAGCAGTTACCATCTCTTCATGTTAACTTGCTGAGGTTCCCAAACTTCACCAATCAGCTGCTCAGACGATTCATTCCAACACACATTTTCGTGAAG CCTCAGGGTCGTCAAGCAGATGACAACTCGATCGCAGCTGCGTAA